Within the Osmerus mordax isolate fOsmMor3 chromosome 21, fOsmMor3.pri, whole genome shotgun sequence genome, the region GAAAGATCCTACAAGCTGTCATTGTATTTGTTGACAAGAAGTCCTATGAGATGTTAACACAAGCTATGTGGCAATTCAACCAACAGGAAGTATGTAACCTCTGGAATGTATGTAAAAGGGGAGGGGCAGCATTGCTATGACTACACCATGCTGAATCAATATCCTTCTTCATGTCACATATAAAATACAGTGGTGGGGTCATGCCAGTTTGAATAAGGAGACACGGTTGAAAATCAAGCTTCTGCTTAACTTAATAGAATTGGGCCTGGCAGGAATGAGTGCACATAGACACTTAACTAACAACACTGTTCAAATATTCCACTGCGGCTTGATTATGAGTGTTTGTACACTGTCCGTGGTGCTCATTGCCAACCGTGAAATGGAAAACTAATATTCAGTTTTATTTCAATTAAGTGTTAATTAATGtcattttatttatgtatttattttaaaacaggGGGTTCAGCACAACCACTTTTCATGGTACTGGCTTCAGGAGACCTCCAGACGGGTTTGTGTGTTTTACGTCCCCTTGCTCACGAGGTGGTTAGTCAGCACTAGTTAGGATTCCCTCATCACGTTTCATGAGACTGCTGTTCATCGACCGTTTTTTCACCAAGGTGAAAAAACTAACAATAAAACTCTCACTTCATCTAAACAGATCGTTTTTCAGCTGCCAACCTTAAATGGCATCTAGAAAAAAGGCTTGtgcatatgtttgtgtgattaCCATGTGATCACCTAATGAGTTAAAGAAGCTGGCGTCCATGTGTTTAATGGCATGTTGAACTGCACCTTCATTAAGTCAATACAATATGCCACCTCAAGAAATTAGTGACCTACTCAAAAGGTAGTTAAATATAGCACAAAGTAAACATTTTGACTGTGGAAGTTGAGGATAATTTAAGAAATTACACGTGTGTTATGTGTTGTTGAATTGAAAATGGGAGTTACCGGATATGTGGTCTCTCAATTTGGTTTTCCCATTTCCCTTGAGGCACTGGTTAGCGGGTGCTTCCATGCCTGGGGATCACCACAGGGTCCTTTTTCAGCCTCGGAAGTGCGGTTTGTTATCGTGCAGACTCTTCATTCTCACCGCTGCTTGCTTTTCCCCACTCAGTTCATTTCAGTCATCTGCTCTCTACGCTTGTGTGGTCTGCATGTGATCTCTAGCCTGAGGACATCACAAGGGTTAGCGAAAGGCTAACCAGAAGTTACAGTGGGGCAAGAGTGCTGACTAGTCATAACAGTCTCCCCCCCCATGTgttgtctctttccttcttaTTCCTTCTGCCGTGCCCTTTTactttcttccttctcttcaaCCAGAtcctctttttttaaatgtattagttCCAAACCTCCCAGATTAAAGAGAGACAGTGCTGCACATCAGCAACGGTGTTTCCATAAAATAGAACTTCCATCCTTTAAAGACAGGATACTTTCAGCTGGAATACTTCAAAGTGGAGCGAGTCGACCAATTCATTTTCTGGGGGATACGTAAAACTTGAAATCAGGCCACCAGTCCCACTGCATCtgtcaaaaatgtaattgccaTTGTGAGTTGAGCTATTGCTATCCGTCACATGATGACTCTTCAGAACTGTGAGAATTGCCATCCTAGACCATGTCAATATCAGATCCATGGCATCCAATCAACACTGTATTGAAGAAAGTAAACACTGAACAAGCCAGGGTTTCccacagcacttttcagttaaggcggccgcctaagcaacacacgcctgcctaaCTACGTcgtttttttgaattttttaatagcgatatccgccgtgttactcAGTCCTGTTTTCTCACTTCCATTCCAAaatgccagtctcccttctctgcagaacgcattagcctatcgcacaaactatccccccccccccggtctgatggcaaacccccaccctaccaccttaactaacaaatTGTAACTACATAATACATGGCGTATACATCACTGTCCGAGTCTCCGGGGAAGGTATGTTTTGTTGTCAAGGCAAtctgttgtgttgctgtcagAAGCAAGAGAGTGTTGTAACTGCGCTGAGGCGTGATCATGGGCGTTGTCCGGGGGCGCCGTTTACATTACACAGAAAAATAAGCAGGTGTACATACCATTCCTGACAAGGAAATGTAGAACAGGAGGTCCATGCCTCAGAGGTACATCTAGACCAGGCCTGTATTGTTGACAAGAGCATGGGAGCGCCAACATGCAACAAGAGTCTTTATCATTGCCGGAACACTGTAAGACCTGTGTCCTACTTTGTGTCTTCCCAGCAAATCCACCTGATTTCGCTAAAACATTGTACACACTGTGTTGCCTTTACAGATTTGGATGTGCTGAAGGCTGTGGTGAAAGTCTCTGGTGTCCGTGTGTCCGTTGGGGCTTGAGCTCcgaatgttttctcaaaagccccaAATCTTTGAGGTAAAAATGTGGTTGCAATTttcggcaaatataacaatatgagtccaacataATGTTTATTGTCATGACTGTCTTTctgttcccctccccttgtgggtgtgtgtgtttgtctgtcagatTCAATGTGAGGGTTACAGCTCGTTTGTCTTTGGTCATTACCAAATGACTTGTGTTAACCTGTTGATTACCCTGTCTATTTAATACTCTTTCTGTGTGCAGGTCCCTGTCAGATCATTGCATGTTGCCCCCCCGTCTTGTGTCTCGTGATTGGTGTAACGTTCGGCTACCCCAGTGCTTCGAcctactgttttgttttttgttattttcctCGTCTGTTACGGGCACTTTGATTTTTCCCGGCTTAGTCGCCAAGGTGTTTTTGGTTTTGATTTTTCCCTGAACGGTTTTCTAAATAAACCTCGGCTTGCATTCAACTGCCTCTGACTCCTTGGACGCTACCTGACAGTAGGGCTGTCAACGAATATTCTAAATTCTAATATATATTCGAATAGTTGTTAAAAACAGAATTTCgaatgtgaaaattaatattcgaatataaaaaataaaataaaaaaggcaGCAACGGCAGCGGTGGCAGCGGCAGCAGCGGCGCGACTGTCTGCTTTGCGTGTGGGCATTACTAATGTAGGCTAGTCGCTACTGTACTGACTGTATATTGCATGAATAAAATAGACTATATAGGCTACAACAGATTCATGTACTGGTTTGATTATTTGCCGTTTCATGCCAAGGAAAAGTTCCATGTTTAGGATACCACAGCACATTTCGCTCGGAGCGTTCAATGTCGGTTCAATACTGTAAAACTTcaattaatgttaataatattTGTTTCAATCACTGAATGAAGCCTGCCATATTTGGGACAAGAATCGCGACCGTAAATTGCTTGCACAAAACTCTTGATCAGCACTCAGCATTTGTTTATTATTGTCGTTCATTTAAACCGCTATGCGCAGAAAGCGCGACGGtgcgggagagtgagagagtgagtgagtgagagacacagagagagagagagagagagagagagagagagagagagagagagagagagagaggccaaggtcTGCGGTCTTGGCCATTAGTTCATTTACTTATTTTTGTGTAGGTAAtatgttgttaaatatgtttaaacttAATTAAATTACCTATACAAGTAGTTATATCTCGTTGTATTAATTTGTCCTGTTATTGACGTGCCTAATGCGCAACCAGAAATTCGAATATATTCGAATATGTTGGTTTTTTTTAAGGGAATATTCGAACGTAATTTTTGAGCAATTTTGACAGCCCTACCTGACAGTTTATActacataaaacacacaaaacaattttgctctcaaatgaatgcaaaaaaatCTTGCACGCTACGCACACTCACATTACCTTTGGAAGTTCATATCGAAGATCACGTCAAAGCTTGACTAGCTCCTAGATTGgggctaaaggccgaattatactactccgactccgttacggacagataGACGGACGGAGTCAGAAGgattcggtgcatgaaattataCGGAGAATAcactgtataaaaataaataaaacttgcgtgcaaattaatttatgtaatgcggaactactgttagagacttgtgttctttagggacatctaatctgtagctctgaagctctgattggcgttgccgtgagtcagagagtgGTGGCaacccacgagagatagaggacccgccggcctttTTAAGATTTCAAGTTTAggaaaacttcggtttcccattcagttacagtagtacaggcgagagagtggtggataagacaagcactgtgtgttggcgttgttcagcagttgtggggtgtgagtggaaatacatctaacatgctaacgcatataacgcatctggcgtgtgctaaatgactacaaatgtccgacgccatcacccaggtgtgccaatcactggaacgagacaaaaaaaactgttcaacttctccctacagtgcttaaccagccattagattccaCATATAAATAGGGCCAAAAAgattactgacgcaatcggaatttacatgtcatcttcaatgcgccgtattcactcgaaaagaacctggtttgttttgcttttccctccgttgtaccaaactcgtaccgaacagtgatgtctgaaccgcagtatcgaaccgtgacttcagtggaCCGTTACAACCCTATCTAGCATCATGCTAAGCAGATGGGCAAAGCACAGCTGAGGCAATTACACATCTGTCTCAGGCAATATCATTTAATTAGTGCAAAAACTATTGGATTAAAACAAATATCTGTGAGAAGATAAGGGTATGGGAATGACATGTTAAACCAGCAATGAGGCCTGGGGGGCTTCTCTGGCCCCATGACATTTTAAGTGAGCATAATTTAGGTTTATAATACTCAGTGGGCTCAAAGCAGTGCAAAGCAGTGGTGTTGGTAAATCATAAAAACTCCTGTGTCATTATGCAAGACAATGATACACTGATTGAGACTGCATGTTCAGTCAGGAGACGCAGGTAGTATGAGCGTTGATGTTATGAGTGTCCAGACATATCCTCATGGCTGTAGGGTTGTGCTTTGCGACAGCTCTCTTAACGACAAACCCAACTTGATATCAGAGGCAGAGAGCTTATATATCACAACTAAGATTAGGAGCATTTGGAACGCACTTAGTGAAAATGTCAGAAGAGTATGAGAATTCCTGGTCTTGAATAGACCACCCTGTAAACGCTGATTTGGATGATGGGATGTGTGTAGTATGACAGTCATATTTCTGACTGACGCAAGCGCACCTTGGAgtctcctgcctgaaccagtTTCACCTGTTTATTTTCAGAGCATTGGACTTGAACCTGAAACAATCTAATGAAGGGGAACTAGCATTTGCTGATTACAATATGAACTGTGTCAAGTGTGGGGGGGGATTATTGAATGTCAAGATAATAGCTAGGGATATATAGTTACAGGATGTGACAGTGAAGTCTTAGCATTAAGCAGTTCCTCTTCATCTAGGCTGAAGCATAGTAGGCATTACAATTACACTGACTGGGCCTGACATAGTGGGACAACAGTCTGACAACTCCAGTTATGTCCTTGCCTCTGCCCATCCAGAAAAATCCTTCCAGTAATTCAAATTCTAAACACCTGTACAACAAACTGATGGTGAAAATGTGGAGGGCTAGTCAGGTGGGAGGCCGATTATGATACCAGACAGTCTTACTCATGAGGTCCGGCACTAAAACTACAGTAAACCAAATGGCTTGTGAAAACACTTCATCACTCCAACGGTAAAGTACAGAGACAATGGACTCAAACTCCATACGCTCAGAAAGCATAGCAGGACGGTCAGTGGAAGACATTGGAATGCACTCATAAATTAAAGATAAAATGGGCCAGAAAAGTGTGGGGACACACAAATCCACCCAAAATGAGCAGCATTTCCAGAAGTTTTGTGTCTGGAATGCCTGACAGGCTCAATCCCAGGCCTTCTAGGCCATCTCCAGGTGGTTGCTCGAGGGGCGGTCAGAATCCACAGTCTATTCCTGTGAAAATCTCAGGGCTGTGTTTAAAATCAAAAGGAGGCAAAGAGGCAAGCAATGACTGAGAGCCTGCTCTGAAAACAAAAGCAAACACCTTCTGGGTCTGGTCGAGGGAGGCGGGAACGGCGCGAGATTGGAGATCCTGGGGATGCTCCAAATCAGGAACAGGAGGCTTAGAAGACCACTGTCTGAGGAGATGAAATCCCTAGAAACTGAAATGGCAGCTTAGTGAGCCGGGTCAGGGAACCACGTTGTATGAGCAGAAACCCAGCACTATAAAGTGAAATAAAAAAGGAAATACACAAATTTATACAGGAGAACTCCAAAAAGAAGTTAGTGAACATTTCCAGCTCTTTCTCCCATATTTCTGCCGCCAACTTGTGTTGTCGTCCTCTGAGTTATGTATTTATAGTGCAGGgttagggagggaaggaaggaaggaaacaaAGTGGTGATGACAAACTTCCTTTGGGCCACAGAGGGACTCAACAGAATCTCTCAGTGAACATGTAGCCCACTTACACATCAAAGCAGAACTTAATCTTGGTGTCATGTTATAAGCTCTTAAAGACCGAAAACAGTTGACCTGTGCTGGTCGATAGTTTTGAGAGGGATATTTGATACTGCTACGAAACATAAGAAACAACACATCAttcttttgagagagagagaaaatggttgGCAAAAGGTTTAATGGAAGCCTGTCGGTAACAGACAGTGCTTGATCGAGGTGCCATTCAAATGAGCTCCACAGTCATCCCCTTCATGGTACAGGCACTACACAGGTCAGCTTGTTGTAATAAGACCCTAATGCAGGCTCAGtaacatattttttgttttcctcaggGCTGgtgttaaggccgaattatacttctccgactccgttatggatcgacggacggacggagtcggacggattggttgaatttatagtactccgaaggctgtgggtgctgaaaacaattcactgccagaagagtagtggcgcaacggttttttgtaagtcgtcgtcgagtgtttatttacctaggttatcgagaagtcggagcaaatgtacaaattagccgtttcatcaataaaatacgcacattttcagcaactacactgcccatttctcgtcacattttaattcagatgctgatttacatgtactgtttagctgaaataggaattgtaaaaacttacagcaatggcggtcaaaggattctgttcgtcctgtttatcacggcaaccctgcccctgacgcaagcggttcttaatacggaccaatcacagccaaggggtatccgtaaaatgacggacggacagacggatagtcaggaaaatcagcaggtgcacgtagagctctccgaggggctcggagagggcacggagagggaattcctcgtcggagagggcgttccctgtgtccgtctcggtaaaaacggagaagtataaatcggcctttattCCTGGTCTGGTTCCTACAGGGAAACACTATGCTTCATCGGAAACTGATCAGACTGTCTATTCTACCCTTTCAATTCGATTTTCACATTAGATTAGATTTTAATGGAATGCAGGTTCACTCCAACAGTATATGAAATGTAAAGCTGCATAACAAATGCATTAGGATATAGAAATAGTTTCTGAACCACTGGCAACAGAGCAGCTCTCATTCCACATTGACATTTGTTGCTGCCATTGAGCTCCTTCTAGTCCGATAAGCAATGAAGGAAAGGAAAAAGGggcgggtgaggggggggggggctgaaacATCTTCTAGCTTTCGTCTCTAGGCCTGGACACATGGGGAATGAAAATGAAATCGGACATTGATTGAAGCTAATATTTAAAGTTAACAGGAGAGCAAATGCCATACATAGATATACATCATTAATTCCAGTAGGAATAAGCATGGTCCTTTAAAGGGAATGCACTGTTTATGAATCCACTGTCATAAAAACATAGGTTGGCTGTAAATTATGTAATCCTCTGGCCATTTCATGAGAATGCACTTAGCACTGGTCTATGGGAGATGACTAGACGCACTCATGCATAGTTTGGCAGAACAACTCACTGGCCAAGCTATGTTAACAACCTAGAGACTCCACATTCCACACTCACCACAAGTCATGGGGTAACCTTAAAGCTGTTGTCACCTACGAATGTATTCACCTTGGGTTGATGCTGCTCTGTTCTGGATGGTTATCTAAGGCTGGCCTGGTTGAAGGGGAAACTATTGATATATTAATTTGATAACAAATGATTGATATACCTTTATAGGTGACAGCATTCCAGAAGTCCTCAGGCCTATGGGATGATTCCCAAACTGCTTATTTTGAAGAATTTCTGGTGTATATGGAAAGCCCATTTCTCACATTTATAATGAGGTTTCAGTAGACTATACACTTAAATGCATACGTTGTGAACTCCTGGTTGCACTGCTACTGTATCGTTTAACGTAATTCTGCCAACATTAGACTACTACGCAGCTGAGTGTAACGTAGTTCACGACAGAACGCGCGTGTATGTTTCCTTGCACAAACGACATTCTTTTAGCGGAGCTGTCATAGCGCcgtaaacattacatttaatgaTTATTTACCTGCAGTTCGGCTCTCTCCACCTGCCATTGCGCTCTTTCAACCTCAAAGCGGGCCCATTCGTGCTGTAGAAAGTGCAATATCCCCGGAATACTGTACTGAGCCCTTGCCGCCTCTCCGCCACCAACGTCGTCTGACTGTGGTAATTTGCCAGCGCCGGGCAAACCCGAGTTGTTATTATTGTTAAAAAATACACCGGGCCCTGCCTGTTCGTCCATGGCCAGGCCAGGTATGTGCGTTGGGTCAGCGAAAGCTGGCACGACTGCGCTCAGTCGGATGGGTTTTCTCTGTCGCCCTAGAAATATGAAAAGGAAGGAAATAGGTATCCACAGCTTTCTCTACTGGGCAGGCACACTCATGTCTGAAAGCCAGCTGTCAATTGGTGACGTACACATGAACTCCCGCCCATACCAAGAGATTCCTTTTGTCATTGGTTGATTTAAATGACTGACATAGGGACAAGCCAATTGGAAAGAAATGCGCGTGGTGTTGACATCCCTGTCAGCCTCAGCATTGTGGAATTTGGAGTTCAAATTTAAAGCGTTCTGACGAGGCCTACTTCCATTAAACTTTTTTATCGAGTGTAGGCTCCTGTTACAAAATGTGTGCAGGTTTTTTTTTGTGCCAAAATGACCATTACACATATTTCCTCTCTAGAAATTAGACTCTTATCAATACATCTATCTGTCGATGTAGATATATATTAATTACTATAATAGCCTAACAAATGCCACACGGATTGATGATATCCGAGCAGAACTACAACTCAATGGACAGGGTTTACATGGGCGCGGATAATTCATTGGTCAAGACCCCGTTGACCAAACCCTATGTTAATCAGGTGATACGTCATTGCAGCCACACTATTTAATTTCAGTTGGCAGGCGTGCATGGTCAACTTTTCTTCCCAGTTCACATTGAGAAATATAAAGCGGAATAAGACAATGCCTCCTTTCGAGAGACCACCACCCCAAAAACCATTTAAGCAGAGGAAAACCTTTGGTGATTTTTATTCCTCGATTAACTGTTTCTTGTCATTAGGTAAGGTGTTATGAATCTGCATGTTTATGACCCGTTTTCTCTCGTCAACAGCAACAAGAAAGCTGGAGGTTGCGGGGATCCGTTCAAAATTTCCGACTAAAATTCCGGTTAGTTTCAATGTCATTTAAAATAAATTGAGTTTAGATTGCACGGCAAGCTTTGATCAAAGTTTTTCTTCCTCAGGTCATAATTGAAAGGTATCAACGTGAGAAGTTTTTGCCGCCTCTGGATAAAACGAAATTCCTTGTCCCGCAAGAACTTTCCATGACACAATTTGTTACAATTATCAGGTAAGGGTATTATTTGTAGACGGACAGTATAGACCTATGCCTTCTGACCCATAGTTTATCCATTGACAAGTCGTGCAAATCAGCTGATTTGTGTCAGCCGCGCACGTCTTCGACATGACTCATGACCTTGTGTTTCACTGAATGGGAAACAGATTTACTCGTCTGCTTTTTTCATTCCATCCATATTCTGAAAGTCATTTGGTTAATTGTTTTAGAAATCGGATGTGTCTGATGCCAAGTCAAGCCTTCTACCTGCTCATCAACAACAGTGGACTCGCCAGCATGTCTCTCACCATGGCTCAAGTATACAAAGACCATAAAGATGATGATGGCTTTCTTTACATGACTTATGCCTCTCAAGAAATGTTTGGCGATTCTATTGAATCTTGACCAGTTTGTAAGGTTGGGCGTGCCCAATAATGGGTGTTTAAGGCTTTATGTACATAGAATATGAGTTTTGTATTGAATAATTTTTAATATCCCATGAGTAAACTGTCTGTTTTGTGACGGTAATAAATTGTTTGCAGCTTTATgtggacttttttttttaaatggtaaACAAGTCCAGGCTTTCTTTAGCTCTAGTGTGGAATTTGGCTTTACCCTCTGTGTATTTACATGGTTACTACAGATCCACTGTCAATTTGATGAACTGTCTCCTCACACTGTCCACCTCAAGATGGCAGTATTGCTCTTCTGCCAACTACTACTTAATCCTCATGCGGGTTTTATTTGTTTAATTGGGTATTCATGACGTGCCCATTTCAAAACTTGTCGTAATTCAATTGCAGGATATGTTTAGTTGAACAAATTGCAAATGTATACCTTAACTCAGTAATACACACTAGGGAGCTTTGCATTTTGCACTGAACCTAATGTATTTGCATTTTTTAAAGGCTCCTCTAGACATGCCTGTTTTGGTGCCAAATAAAGTTTCACATTTGTTACAAAAGTTTCTCTACCTCGACAATACAAATGTTCCAGTGAACAGCAGAGGATGCATTGTTTTAATAGGCATAATTAAGTGCCCCCCATAGCAAATAACCAATTGACACAAGTAGAGTGAATTAGAGTAGTAATTTAGTCCTACTAAACAGTTTGTATGTTTGGTTTATTCAGTTCTCCAAATAGAATACCACCCACAGGACATGTCTTAGACATGGATGGCTAAGCAACACCTGACAATGTTTCCATGCAGTATTATGTGAAGTAAGATCAGTTGTGAGAATGTTTGTGAACCATATTCAAATAATTCACTTATGTACACTTCAAAATTGATAGCTAAATCGATTTTGGGTCAGTAGCCCAATCTAAGCATCGTCTTCCTGCCATCGAGATTTAATGTGATTCAAGGATTCAGTACAGTTTTCTCCTGACAAATAGTTTGGGAAAATCAGCCAAATGAAACAACTACTATAGCGATCCACATCCACCACAAATCTCAGTTGTAGATTCTActctggggggtgttccatcaacgtcgattaaggaaaagcgagACTTATTTAGCCAAGTCtcactttagcgagagttccgttccattaaggtggcttattttagttctagctacgtaaccaaggtaacttatacttcgaaactagcctgatccgtgtcaggctgaaagtcaagctaaactaaaatgtgttgcaaatcatttcaaacaggcgtaaacagaatctcaaaagacagttccgtcgagtaaattcctgcgcgcaaagcaCTTAGTCCGTGTTctgaaacgtaaattcagaatgatttacgtgtttacttcatctccaaaaaatatattaatttaaataaacaagttaagaaatactgtcactttacagtttttctcgattagttacacacattttctgaatgcatacctcatactctcagaactctacacacaaatcaaaaaaacacacacacaatgggcaaaacccctcacttctcctgcaaaattaaacttaacattcaaaacaatgttatttaatctcaaaatggtattttgttttcaaatgacaaacacaaaccatcatatgaatagacataagaaccgggagtcaggtggctgagcggtgagggaatcgggctagtaatccgaaggttgccagttcgattcccggtcatgcaaactgacgctttgtccttgggcaagacacttcaccctacttgcctcgggggaatgtccctgtacttactgtaagtcgctctggataagagcgtctgctaaatgactaaatgtaaatgtaagaaccatttgaacactgatgtgctcaatgtaaaacactgatGAGTGGAAAacacttcattcatcatagtgagttaggccttttttgttcagtgttacatttactacagacagtacatacataagtgtgttgtaaaatattgagaatattgtttttatactcagaacacagaaatacacggtaac harbors:
- the map1lc3c gene encoding microtubule-associated proteins 1A/1B light chain 3C gives rise to the protein MVNFSSQFTLRNIKRNKTMPPFERPPPQKPFKQRKTFATRKLEVAGIRSKFPTKIPVIIERYQREKFLPPLDKTKFLVPQELSMTQFVTIIRNRMCLMPSQAFYLLINNSGLASMSLTMAQVYKDHKDDDGFLYMTYASQEMFGDSIES